From Desulfuromonadales bacterium, one genomic window encodes:
- a CDS encoding TrkA family potassium uptake protein, whose amino-acid sequence MGRYCVIGLGNFGFHVARTLYEGGHEVVAVDQDREKVQRVQEYSSYAIQGDAANKEFLSGQGIGEMDAVVVSTGERSHLSTLITLYLKELKVPRILVKALDEDHGRILEKIGATDIIFPEKDMAIRTARGLASPNVLEYIPLAEDYSITEVGPPAHFLGKTLIELDLRRKYNVNIIGIKDVIADVFIAVPPPTYIIKDSDLLIFIGKSEDVERACRKK is encoded by the coding sequence ATGGGACGTTACTGTGTTATCGGCCTCGGCAATTTCGGCTTCCACGTGGCCAGAACCCTCTACGAGGGGGGGCACGAGGTGGTGGCCGTCGACCAGGACCGGGAGAAGGTGCAGCGGGTTCAGGAGTATTCCTCCTATGCCATTCAGGGGGATGCGGCGAACAAGGAGTTCCTTTCCGGGCAGGGAATCGGGGAAATGGATGCGGTGGTCGTCTCCACCGGCGAGCGCTCCCACCTCTCGACGCTCATCACCCTCTACCTCAAGGAACTGAAAGTGCCGCGCATCCTGGTCAAGGCGCTGGACGAGGACCACGGACGCATCCTGGAGAAGATCGGGGCCACCGACATCATCTTTCCCGAGAAGGACATGGCCATCCGCACCGCCCGCGGTCTGGCGAGCCCCAACGTGCTCGAATACATCCCGCTCGCCGAGGACTATTCGATCACCGAGGTCGGGCCACCCGCCCATTTCCTCGGCAAGACCCTGATCGAGCTCGACCTGCGGCGAAAATACAACGTCAACATCATCGGCATCAAGGACGTTATAGCCGACGTTTTTATCGCCGTGCCGCCGCCGACCTACATCATCAAGGACAGCGACCTGCTGATCTTCATCGGCAAGTCGGAGGACGTGGAGAGGGCCTGCCGCAAGAAGTGA